From the Diospyros lotus cultivar Yz01 chromosome 13, ASM1463336v1, whole genome shotgun sequence genome, one window contains:
- the LOC127789036 gene encoding UPF0481 protein At3g47200-like produces MGSNSAGNEADHVIQVWEVNKDRLAAMQQKISTKPKLLSLSAGRSSCCIFRVPQTLIDINGRSYQPHVVSIGPLHRGEPHLETIQEHKWRFLGGMLNRTQSKGLSLEDCLTAIQPLEMRARECYSETLSLDANEFIEMLVLDGCFLIELLRKIGKVVPFERDDPFISMSWVYSFFSRDLIRLENQVPFFILQRLFDLSQMPGEKSGHSLTQLALDFFNYSLQRPEHVIGKYTGLQPKHLLDLLRSTFLPQEENKPKASNGVPSHVIQSISNLRRAGIQLRPGRKEDSFLVVKFKRGVIEMPKIAIDDFMSCFMINCIAFEQCHKNCSTHFTTYATLLDCLMNTSKDVGYLCERSIIENYFGTDLEVANLINNLGKDVSFDIDQSYLANLFNDVNQYYKNNWHVYWAGFVYTYFSSPWSFISVLAAIVLLVLAVIQTYYTVVGYVRPKP; encoded by the coding sequence ATGGGGAGCAATTCAGCCGGAAATGAAGCCGATCACGTAATCCAAGTCTGGGAAGTCAACAAAGACAGGTTAGCTGCTATGCAGCAGAAGATCTCGACCAAGCCGAAGCTCCTCAGCCTCTCTGCCGGCCGGAGCTCCTGCTGCATCTTCAGAGTCCCCCAAACCCTAATCGACATCAATGGCCGATCCTACCAGCCCCACGTCGTCTCCATCGGTCCCCTCCACCGCGGCGAGCCTCACCTCGAGACCATCCAGGAGCACAAATGGCGCTTCCTCGGCGGCATGCTCAACCGCACGCAGAGCAAAGGCTTAAGCTTGGAAGACTGCTTGACAGCCATACAGCCGCTCGAAATGAGAGCCAGAGAGTGTTATTCCGAGACTTTAAGTTTAGACGCGAATGAATTCATCGAGATGTTGGTCCTGGATGGCTGCTTCCTGATCGAGCTTTTGCGGAAGATCGGAAAGGTGGTTCCCTTCGAGAGAGACGATCCGTTTATATCTATGTCGTGGGTTTATTCGTTTTTCTCGAGAGATTTAATCCGACTGGAGAATCAGGTCCCTTTTTTCATTCTCCAGCGCCTGTTCGATTTATCACAGATGCCGGGGGAAAAATCTGGCCACTCTCTGACCCAATTGGCTCTGGATTTCTTCAACTACTCGCTGCAACGGCCAGAGCACGTCATCGGAAAATACACCGGCCTTCAACCGAAACACCTACTCGATCTTCTCCGATCAACCTTCCTTCCGCAGGAGGAAAACAAGCCGAAAGCCAGTAACGGCGTGCCATCCCACGTAATCCAGAGCATCTCCAACCTGCGCCGCGCCGGAATCCAGCTCCGGCCGGGAAGGAAGGAAGACAGCTTCCTGGTGGTGAAGTTCAAACGCGGCGTGATCGAGATGCCGAAGATCGCCATTGACGATTTCATGAGCTGCTTCATGATCAATTGCATCGCGTTCGAGCAGTGTCACAAGAACTGTTCGACCCATTTCACAACTTATGCGACTCTCTTGGATTGCTTGATGAATACTTCTAAAGATGTGGGTTATCTCTGTGAGCGAAGCATCATCGAGAATTACTTTGGGACCGACCTTGAGGTGGCCAACTTGATCAACAATCTGGGGAAAGATGTGAGTTTCGACATCGATCAGAGTTATCTGGCGAATCTGTTCAACGATGTGAACCAGTATTACAAGAACAATTGGCACGTGTACTGGGCGGGATTTGTGTACACTTACTTTAGCAGCCCTTGGTCGTTCATCTCGGTATTGGCCGCAATTGTTCTTCTGGTTCTCGCCGTGATTCAGACCTACTATACTGTTGTTGGTTATGTTCGTCCTAAGCCCTAG